Part of the Bacillus sp. N1-1 genome, AATGCGAAGGGGATTTTTTTCAAGACGACTTTGACAATCGCTACAAAATTCTCCGATTCTCGGTTCAAAGTGATCCACTAGTGCTTTACGATGAGCTTCACGACTTTCTTTATCACCAAGACTATTTAAGTAAAGCTTAAGCTTTTTTAGCCCTAACTCCTGATACAGTCCCATCGCAAGTGCAATAACTTCAGCATCAATTGAAGGATCATTACTACCAAGCGCCTCAATACCAAACTGAACAAATTGTCTCATTCTACCTGATTGTGGACGTTCATACCGAAACATCGGGCCAATGTAATACAGTTTAACCGGCTGCTCAGGTAAACCGTACATTTTATTATTCACATAAGCACGAACGGCTGAAGCAGTGCCCTCAGGACGAAGTGTTAAACTACGATTTCCTCGATCTTCGAATGTGTACATTTCTTTTTGGACGATATCTGTTGTATCACCTACTCCGCGTTGAAATAACTCGGTATGTTCAAAGATTGGCGTGCGAAGTTCATGATAATTGTATCTACGGCAAATATCTCTCGCCTTATTTTCAATGTATTGCCATAACTCTGATGTACCAGGAACAATATCCTGAGTACCTCTAGGAATTTGAAAACTCATTCTTTATCCTCCTTTAATCACCAGCAAGAAGCTCCCCACTGCAAAACTGAACGAGTGATACCTTTTTTTGGATACAAAAAAACTCCCATCCCTGAATCGAAATTCAGGGACGAGAGTTACCCGCGGTGCCACCCTAATGGAAGGACGTATCCTTCCGCTTAAAACAGTTAACGCCTGTCTACGTCGCCCCCTACTGAGTTAACTGTTCGGAGGCGATCCTTGGAAGTGTCTTTCAAAAAAGCGGTATCGAGAAATGCTCTCAGCCTAACGGCATTTCCTTTCTGCTCAACCCGGTATTTTTTTACTTTTCTTCCTCAACGGAGCTTCGTATCGATTTACTGAATTGTTTTCTATCATACGAGTCAGTCTTTTTTTTGTCAAGTGTATTCCTAGTGTTACCGTTTCATTTTTTGTTTCATGATCTTTACACTTTTTAGAGACAGACCAAATTCTTCCGCGAGTTCCATATTTGACAAACACTGTTCTTTTTGTAGAAAATCATGAAAGTCGACGCCAAATTCCGGTTGCGACATGTTGTAGCTCATCATCTCTTTATTCGTCGATCGCATGAAAGCTCACCCTCTTCGTGTAGTATTTTCTTAGTTTCACCAAAAAGTAGGAGTTTTACAACTAAACGAAGGAATATATTCATCCGATAAAGAAATTATCTAAGCTAAGATTTATTGAAAGGAGATTTCCATTGAAAAGATTGATTTTTTTTCTGAGCTTATTTTCAACAGCCCTTTTTATTCCTCATACATCTTCAGCGGCTACTAGTGCTCTTTTCGAACAAACCGTTAATGTGCGCTCAAAACCATCCATTTCGTCCACTATCATTGCTCAAGTGCATGAAGGTGACAAAGCAATGATTATGGAGAATCAGGATAACTGGCTATATGTAGAGCTTTCTACTGGAGAAAAAGGTTGGGTAGCCAGCAGGTTCGCAACATTAATGACGGATACGCAGGCCAAACAAACCATTCAATCAACTGTATCTGATTTACAAGTACGAGCTGGTCCAGGAAAAGAGTACAAAACTCTTGGGAGTATTTCTCAAGAAAGCGAATGGAACGTGTTGAGGATCGATGGTGATTGGATTTCAATCGATTATAACGGTCAAACAGGTTGGGTGGCTTCATGGTTAGTGAATTCAAAAACACAGGAGAATGCAAAGAATTCCGGTATAAAAAAAGAAGTTATCACACGACTATTAAATGTTCGAGAAATGCCTGGGACAGAAAACCGCATTTTATCTCAGCTCCCTTCAGGTTCTGTCGTTGAAGAAATCAAAACAGAAAACAACTGGAGCTTTATCCGATATCAAAACGGACAAATAGGATGGGTGGATACTACCTACTTACAAAACACGAATAAGAAGGAAGAGGCAGGCTTTGTAACGATTTTATACCATGCAACGAACCTTAGAACCGGACCAGGCTTAAGCTATGCTGTCATCGAGCAAGCGTCGATCCAAGAGCGCTATCAAATAGATGAAAAAGAAGGTGAATGGTATCGTATTCTCCTTGATGATGGACGTTCAGCTTACGTAGCAGAATGGGTCGTTACTACTGCTTCAAGCCTTACCACTTCCCCTAAGTTAAAGTCAGGGAAAACGGTCGTACTTGATGCTGGACACGGCGGTTTTGATAGTGGAGCTTTAGGAATTACTACGCTTGAAAAAATCCTTACTCTCAAAACGACTAACACAATTGCTGAGAAATTAAAAAATGCAGGTGTAGAAGTGATTCTAACAAGAGATGATGATACATTTATCTCACTTGCACAACGAACTATAACTTCTGAGCAACACCAGGCAGATGCTTTTGTCAGCATTCATTTCGACAGCACTGTCGATCCAACGGCAAATGGTACTACGACTTATTACTATGAGGAAGCGGATATGCCACTTGCTTCATCCATTCATGCTGAGATTGGCGATGATACTTCTCTACGAGATCGCGGCATACGTTTTGGCAATTACTATGTCCTTCGAAATAATCAACAGCCTTCCGTTCTTCTTGAACTTGGATTCCTTTCCAACCCGTGGGAAGAGCAATTAGTGAACAAGTCGACTTATCAAAATAACATTACGAATGAAATTTCTAATGGAATTCTTGCATTTTTACAATAATCTTTCTAAAAACACTTAAAAATAAAAAAGCAACAAGATAAAAGCCGCGTTCAAAAGGAACGCGGCTTTTATCTATTCTTTACTTTCAATCACCAGGGTTACAGGTCCATCATTCGTAAGCTGAACATCCATCATTTCACCGAATATTCCAGTCTGTACCTCGAGATCTTCTTTTCTAAGTAGCTCATTGAACTTCTCATAAAGAATGGCTGCTTCAGAAGGCTTCGCTGCTTTCATAAAGTTCGGACGCCTTCCTTTACGGCAATCTCCGTACAAAGTGAATTGTGAAATCGAAAGAATAGCACCGCCTTTATCTTTGACAGATAAATTCATGCGATCACTGTCATCTTCAAATATGCGTAGATTGGCAATCTTTGAAGCAAGATAAGCGGCATCCTCCTTTGTGTCTTCGTGAGTCACGCCTAGAAGGACGACAAGACCCGAATCAATCTTACCTGTCGTCTCTCCGTTCACGGTGACTGACGCATGCTTGGAACGTTGTATAACGGCTTTCATGAAGAACTTCCTTTCTACTTTACTGCATAATCCTGCGCACAGCATAGATATCTGGAATTCGCTTCACACGCTCAACGACTTTCTGAAGGTGAGCGGTATTCCTGATCGAAACGGTCATGCTAATCGTAGCCATTTTGTTGTTATCCGATCGACCCGAAACAGATGTCATATCCGTTTTGGTTTCAGCGACGGCCTGCAGGACTTCATTTAAAAGACCACGTCGATCAAAACCACTGATTTCAATATCAACATTATAGCTTTTAGGAGAGTCGCTTTCCCATTCAACTTCAAGAAGACGCTCTTGGGCATTATCTTCATTCACATTCGGACAGTCTTTCCTGTGAATGGAAACACCTCTTCCTTTCGTAATATAACCAACAATATCATCACCAGGAACAGGATTACAGCATCGCGAAAGACGAATTAACAGGTTATCAATTCCTTTTACGCGCACTCCTGACTCCGCTCGTTTTGGCGGTTTAGAAGGCGTGTGCGTTTTCCCCTCGATAATAGACTTTGCAAGCTCTTCCTCCTGCTCCTTCGTTCGTTCTTTACGAGCCTTGTCGGTTAATCTCGTTGCAATTTGAGCAGCCGTAATACCACCATATCCGACTGCGGCATACATATCTTCTTCACTTGTAAAATTAAATTTCTTCGATACATTCGCAATATTATCTGAAGTCAGTACGGCTTTTAATTCAAATCCATGATTTTTAATTTCTTTTTCAACTAGCTCCCGGCCTTTTACTACATTTTCTTCACGCTTTTCTTTCTTAAACCACTGCTTAATTTTGTTCTTAGCGTGAGAACTTTGACTAATTTTCAGCCAGTCTTTACTAGGACCATAAGAGTGTTTCGATGTTAGAACTTCCACGATATCCCCGGTTTTTAATCGATGATCAAGCGGGACCATTTTGCCATTCACTTTTGCGCCAATGCAATGATTCCCAATTTCCGTATGAATTCGGTATGCAAAGTCTAATGGAACTGATCCGGTAGGCAATTCAAACACATCGCCTTTGGGTGTGAAAACAAAAACCATATCGCTAAACAAGTCGATTTTAAGAGACTCCATAAACTCTTCAGCGTTTGAAACGTCATTTTGCCATTCAAGAATCTGTCTAAACCAGGATAGCTTTTTCTCAAAAGAACTATTCACTTGATTTTGATCGCCTTCTTTATAAGCCCAATGCGCGGCAATCCCGTATTCCGCAACTTTATGCATATCAGACGTTCGAATCTGCACCTCAAGCGGATCACCTTTGGGGCCAATGACCGTCGTATGCAGAGACTGATACATGTTCGCTTTTGGCATTGCAATATAATCTTTGAATCGACCAGGCATTGGCTTCCAGCACGTATGAATAATGCCAAGAACGGCATAGCAGTCCTTAATGCTATTTACAACAATGCGGACGGCAAGTAAATCATAAATTTCATTGAATTGCTTATGCTGCTTTGCCATCTTTCGATAAATACTATAAATGTGTTTCGGGCGCCCAGAAATTTCAGCATCGATCGAAACTTCTTTGACACGTTCTTGAATTTCATCCACAACTTCATGAACAAACCCTTCACGTTCGGCTCGTTTCTTCTGCATTAAATTCACAATGCGGTAATATTGCTGTGGATTTAAATAACGGAGCGCTGTATCCTCGAGCTCCCACTTGATTGTGGAAATACCAAGACGATGCGCAAGAGGCGCAAAAATTTCTAGCGTCTCATTTGCCTTTTGCATTTGTTTTTCTTTTGGCATGTGCTTCAACGTCCGCATATTATGAAGACGGTCTGCCAGTTTAATGAGAATGCACCTAATATCCTGAGCCATAGCAATCATCATTTTCCGATGATTCTCTGCTTGCTGCTCGCGCTTAGATTTATATTTGATTTTCTTCAGTTTTGTCACGCCGTCTACAAGCATAGCGAGTTCAGGACTGAATTCATCAGATATTTGCTCAAGCGTTACGTCGGTGTCTTCGACGACATCATGAAGAAAGCCCCCTGCAACTGTGACGGGGTCCACTTCAAGATTCACAAGAATGCCAGCAACCTCAATAGGATGAATAATATAGGGTTCACCCGATTTACGGTACTGGCCTTCATGTGCGTTTCGCGCGTATTCATATGCTCTATTAAGATAGGAGAGATCGTCTTCAGACAAATACTGCTCCGCTCTTTCCATCACTTCTTCTATCGTCATCAAATCACCTTGATTACTGTTGGTATATTGCTTCTATTATCGTTAAAAAAAGGTAGCATGTAAAGAGATTAAGAGAAAAATGTCGTTTTTCCTATTTAGTAATGACCGGATTACCTTGTTAAAGGTTCATAAAGAGAAAGAGCGTCCGGCAATTCGGACACTCCATTCTTTAGTATGTCATTAACGTAAAGATATCATGACGATCAAGATTTTTACGACCTTCGAGGTATGAAAGCTCAATCATGAAAGCAAGTCCTACTACGACTCCTCCAAGCATTTCTACAAGTTCAATTGTCGCGTTGATCGTGCCGCCGGTAGCAAGTAAATCGTCCGTAATCAATACTCTTTGGCCCGGTTTAATAGCGTCCTTATGAATCGTTAGGACGTCTTTACCGTATTCGAGACCATAGTCAACTTTTGCTACTTCACGCGGAAGTTTTCCTTCTTTTCTTACTGGTACGAAACCAATGCCGAGAATATAAGCTACAGGGCATCCCACGATAAACCCTCGTGCTTCTGGTCCAACTATAACATCGATATCTTTATCTTTAGCGAAGTCCGCTATGTCATTTACGACAGCACTGTAAGCTTCTCCATTTTGCATAAGGGGTGTAATATCTTTAAAACGAATCCCCTCTTTTGGATAATCTTCAACTACTGCAATATAATCTTTGTAATTCATTTACTTTATGGCCTCCTCAGTGCTATTGAAACAATTAACTGATTGATTGAACCAACTTTTCAAAGCATGATAGGAGGAATAGCAAAAATCGTTTTCGAGCTTTGCTTTTTCAAGCTTACTCCTATACGTTTTAGAAGAAGTTAATTCAGTTTTGACAGATTGTGGATTTAGAGAAATCAGTCCATTATCCATTGTAACAAAATCTAGCTCAAAAAACACCTCTGACATAAAAGGTACCGTTTCTTTTGACCATCCTTTATGTTTTGCGAGCTTTTCTGCGTCTCGTAAATGGAAGCTCCCTTTCTTCATTAAGAAAGCATAATACCATTTGAAATCTTCACGTGAAGGTAAAGTTGAGAAGAAATGATCTTCCTCATGCTCAAATACCACATAAGTTCGATCTGGTGTACCACCTGAGCGAAAAAGGTTCACAAGGTCTTCTTCTAAATCAGGAAGATCAAGCAACATGACATACTTTTGATCAAACGAAACGTCTTTGTCTGATGGATCAGTAATGACGTAGTCCTTCCATTTTTCAAGACCTAGTTTTGAGATCGTATTGTTCTGAAAAGCTACCATCACTAACTTATCTAGCGGCAGAGTTTCCAGACGTTTCTTTAAATCTCGTATGCCTCGGTAATCAAAAAGCTGCCACTCATTAACTGCGATATCTTTCACGAAAATTTGTGGCTTTCGAAGCCCATTCCATTCGTTCACAGAGAGCTGACCGATGACACTTACTGCTGCCCTTGATGCAATTTCTTCAAAAGCATAGCCAAAATGGAATCCTACGCCGTCAAGCGTTGTGCCATTTTCCTCAAGACCTACCTTAAGATGATTGTCCTGACTACCTATCCTTCTGATTTGAGATAAATGAACATCCTTGAGCATAACAACTGGCTTTGGATTACTCACCCCAAAGGGAGCAAGAAGATTCATCTCTTCAATCGTTTCGAGCGTTACATCTTCTACGTGACAGTGAAGATCCACTTTTGTAAGTGGAGTTAGATCTTCTTCCGTTAACTTCTCTAAAGCCAGGTTATTCAGTCTAGTGCGCAGTTGCTCCAAGTAGTCCAAATCAATCGTCATCCCAGCTGCCATTGGGTGGCCCCCGAAATGCGGAAGAATGTCTCTACATTCAGATAGATTTGCAAACATATCGAATGCCTCAATACTACGAGCGGATCCTTTTGCCACACCTTTTTCTCGGTCAATACTCATCACAATCGTTGGACGATAATATTTCTCAACAAGTCGAGAAGCGACAATTCCAATTACCCCTGCATTCCATCCTTCTTTCGCAATTATCAAGACGCGATTGCTTTCATCACTTAAATAATTTGTTTCAACTTCTTCGATCGCTTCTTTCGTCATTGTGTTTACAAGCTCTTGACGGTTTTTATTCAGAGCATCAATATCAGAAGCAAGTTGTTCTGCTAGTAACGGATCATCTGTTGTAAGCAATTCAACAGCAGGATCTGCACTATCTAAACGTCCTGCAGCATTTAATCTTGGTCCTATTCCAAAACCAAGATGTTCTTCGTTTAATTCCTGATCTTTCAAGCCACATACGTCTAAGAGCGCTTTAATTCCGGGCTTATTTGAATTTTGAAGTGCTCGTATTCCTTCACTTGCTAGAAGACGATTCTCATCTTGAAGCGGAACTAAATCTGCAATTGTACCCATTGCTGCAATCTCAAGTAAATGTCCTGGAATGCGACCAAGTAAGGCCTGTGATAGTTTAAACGCAACGCCTACACCCGCGAGCCCCTTAAAGGGGTAAGTGCATCCCGGCTTCTTGGGATTAATCGTCGCATAAGCATCAGGAAGTACAGGAGGTGGCTCGTGATGATCTGTAATTATGAGATCAACACCGATTTCCTTTGCAACTTCTGCCTCATGGACACCCGAAATACCAGTATCAACCGTTACAATGAGATGATAACCATCTTCCTTTGCCTGTCTAAAGGCTGCTTCATTTGGTCCGTATCCTTCAGTAAAGCGATTTGGAATATAATAATCGAAGGTTGCACCAAGCTCACGTAACGTATAAACCAGGACGGTCGTACTACTAACTCCATCCGCATCATAATCTCCAAAAATTAGAATTCTCTCATTCGAAGCGATGGCTTGTTGAATTCTTTCAACCGCTTCCTTCATTCCACTCATTAGGAACGGGTCATGATATGTTAAGTTTTCTTTATATAAAAACCTTCTAGCTTCCTCTTCTCCACTGATACCTCGATTCACTAAAAGCGAAGCAGCTAGTCGAGAAATTCCTAGTTTACTCTGGAGCCGATCAATGTTTGTTTCATCTGTTTCAGCAAGTTTCCAGCGCGTTTTAGATCTTAACATCGAATCACCTCTTAACCTGTTCATTATATATAGTTTACATAGGTTTGACTATAGTTCAAGGAGAGGAATCTTGGTTAGTGAAGATTTCTCCTCACTAAAAAAAGCCCCGGTCTCACTCAGGGCTATCCCGCTATTCTCCATCCGTACCTGTACCTTCATCCATTGCTTCCCCGTCAAGTGGCGTATGAACTGATTTTGTTTCAGTAGCGACCGGCTCGGCTTTTAATTTCTCATTTTCTTTTTGTAACTTTTTAAGCTCTCTTTTCAGTTTATAATATTTGACCATCCCAAAACCAAGAACAAGAATGGCTCCCATCAGTACAGATCCCAATATGACGAGAACGAGCGGCCAATCCGATGTACCAAATACGTAATTTACTTGAACTGGATCAACATTAACAACTGAAAAAACGGCAATAATCAGGGCAAATAAAAGTGCTACGACTAATCCCCACTGTCCCTTCATCTTAATCTACCTCCTCTACTCCAATACCTATTCCACTACTCGCTCTTTTTTCCTTCGGTTCAAAAGGATTGATATGAACTAATACATCATGAACCTCATCCTCTTCAAGAAGGCGTTCTTTCACTGCTTTACCGATATCGTGACCTTCTTTAACGGAAATTTCTGGGTTCACGCCTAACTTCATATCAATAATAACATAGTGTCCATGCTCTCTAGCATAAAACTCATCGAGGTTCACAACGCCTGGCATCCCGATAATCAGTTCTTTGTACTCAGTCGTATCTTCCTCATGTAACACATGGTCAAGCGTCGTATGAATCGATTCAAAACCAAGCTTCACAGCCATTTTTGCAATCAGCACGGATACGAATATTCCTGCAATAGGATCCGCATAAATTAGCCATGGTAAGTTAAGCTTACTTCCTAAAATAGCTCCCGCAATCCCGATTAAAACAGCAATGGAAGAATAGACATCAGAACGATGTTCGTATGCATTTACGATAAGTGCATCGCTTTTTATCTTTTTACCCAATCGGAACTTATATTGAAACATCACTTCTTTTACTACGATTGAAATCAAAGCACCATATAGCGCAAGCGTTCCTGGAGCTTCAATCGGATTGAAAATGGCTTTTCCAGAACTAATGCCAATTTCCACTCCGACCAGTAATAATAAAACCGCTACGATAATTGCCGCGATTGATTCTGCCTTTCCATGACCATAAGGATGATCTTTATCTGGCGGCAGTTTCGCTGCACGCAATCCTACAAAAACAGCAAATGATCCAGCTACATCTGAAGCCGAGTGTG contains:
- a CDS encoding cation diffusion facilitator family transporter, coding for MNKEERFRKAEIAAVVGILGNIILAVLKGVIGSISNSRALIADAAHSASDVAGSFAVFVGLRAAKLPPDKDHPYGHGKAESIAAIIVAVLLLLVGVEIGISSGKAIFNPIEAPGTLALYGALISIVVKEVMFQYKFRLGKKIKSDALIVNAYEHRSDVYSSIAVLIGIAGAILGSKLNLPWLIYADPIAGIFVSVLIAKMAVKLGFESIHTTLDHVLHEEDTTEYKELIIGMPGVVNLDEFYAREHGHYVIIDMKLGVNPEISVKEGHDIGKAVKERLLEEDEVHDVLVHINPFEPKEKRASSGIGIGVEEVD
- a CDS encoding lipopolysaccharide assembly protein LapA domain-containing protein; its protein translation is MKGQWGLVVALLFALIIAVFSVVNVDPVQVNYVFGTSDWPLVLVILGSVLMGAILVLGFGMVKYYKLKRELKKLQKENEKLKAEPVATETKSVHTPLDGEAMDEGTGTDGE
- a CDS encoding bifunctional (p)ppGpp synthetase/guanosine-3',5'-bis(diphosphate) 3'-pyrophosphohydrolase, coding for MTIEEVMERAEQYLSEDDLSYLNRAYEYARNAHEGQYRKSGEPYIIHPIEVAGILVNLEVDPVTVAGGFLHDVVEDTDVTLEQISDEFSPELAMLVDGVTKLKKIKYKSKREQQAENHRKMMIAMAQDIRCILIKLADRLHNMRTLKHMPKEKQMQKANETLEIFAPLAHRLGISTIKWELEDTALRYLNPQQYYRIVNLMQKKRAEREGFVHEVVDEIQERVKEVSIDAEISGRPKHIYSIYRKMAKQHKQFNEIYDLLAVRIVVNSIKDCYAVLGIIHTCWKPMPGRFKDYIAMPKANMYQSLHTTVIGPKGDPLEVQIRTSDMHKVAEYGIAAHWAYKEGDQNQVNSSFEKKLSWFRQILEWQNDVSNAEEFMESLKIDLFSDMVFVFTPKGDVFELPTGSVPLDFAYRIHTEIGNHCIGAKVNGKMVPLDHRLKTGDIVEVLTSKHSYGPSKDWLKISQSSHAKNKIKQWFKKEKREENVVKGRELVEKEIKNHGFELKAVLTSDNIANVSKKFNFTSEEDMYAAVGYGGITAAQIATRLTDKARKERTKEQEEELAKSIIEGKTHTPSKPPKRAESGVRVKGIDNLLIRLSRCCNPVPGDDIVGYITKGRGVSIHRKDCPNVNEDNAQERLLEVEWESDSPKSYNVDIEISGFDRRGLLNEVLQAVAETKTDMTSVSGRSDNNKMATISMTVSIRNTAHLQKVVERVKRIPDIYAVRRIMQ
- a CDS encoding RNA polymerase subunit sigma-70: MRSTNKEMMSYNMSQPEFGVDFHDFLQKEQCLSNMELAEEFGLSLKSVKIMKQKMKR
- the dtd gene encoding D-aminoacyl-tRNA deacylase; its protein translation is MKAVIQRSKHASVTVNGETTGKIDSGLVVLLGVTHEDTKEDAAYLASKIANLRIFEDDSDRMNLSVKDKGGAILSISQFTLYGDCRKGRRPNFMKAAKPSEAAILYEKFNELLRKEDLEVQTGIFGEMMDVQLTNDGPVTLVIESKE
- a CDS encoding N-acetylmuramoyl-L-alanine amidase is translated as MKRLIFFLSLFSTALFIPHTSSAATSALFEQTVNVRSKPSISSTIIAQVHEGDKAMIMENQDNWLYVELSTGEKGWVASRFATLMTDTQAKQTIQSTVSDLQVRAGPGKEYKTLGSISQESEWNVLRIDGDWISIDYNGQTGWVASWLVNSKTQENAKNSGIKKEVITRLLNVREMPGTENRILSQLPSGSVVEEIKTENNWSFIRYQNGQIGWVDTTYLQNTNKKEEAGFVTILYHATNLRTGPGLSYAVIEQASIQERYQIDEKEGEWYRILLDDGRSAYVAEWVVTTASSLTTSPKLKSGKTVVLDAGHGGFDSGALGITTLEKILTLKTTNTIAEKLKNAGVEVILTRDDDTFISLAQRTITSEQHQADAFVSIHFDSTVDPTANGTTTYYYEEADMPLASSIHAEIGDDTSLRDRGIRFGNYYVLRNNQQPSVLLELGFLSNPWEEQLVNKSTYQNNITNEISNGILAFLQ
- a CDS encoding adenine phosphoribosyltransferase translates to MNYKDYIAVVEDYPKEGIRFKDITPLMQNGEAYSAVVNDIADFAKDKDIDVIVGPEARGFIVGCPVAYILGIGFVPVRKEGKLPREVAKVDYGLEYGKDVLTIHKDAIKPGQRVLITDDLLATGGTINATIELVEMLGGVVVGLAFMIELSYLEGRKNLDRHDIFTLMTY
- the recJ gene encoding single-stranded-DNA-specific exonuclease RecJ codes for the protein MLRSKTRWKLAETDETNIDRLQSKLGISRLAASLLVNRGISGEEEARRFLYKENLTYHDPFLMSGMKEAVERIQQAIASNERILIFGDYDADGVSSTTVLVYTLRELGATFDYYIPNRFTEGYGPNEAAFRQAKEDGYHLIVTVDTGISGVHEAEVAKEIGVDLIITDHHEPPPVLPDAYATINPKKPGCTYPFKGLAGVGVAFKLSQALLGRIPGHLLEIAAMGTIADLVPLQDENRLLASEGIRALQNSNKPGIKALLDVCGLKDQELNEEHLGFGIGPRLNAAGRLDSADPAVELLTTDDPLLAEQLASDIDALNKNRQELVNTMTKEAIEEVETNYLSDESNRVLIIAKEGWNAGVIGIVASRLVEKYYRPTIVMSIDREKGVAKGSARSIEAFDMFANLSECRDILPHFGGHPMAAGMTIDLDYLEQLRTRLNNLALEKLTEEDLTPLTKVDLHCHVEDVTLETIEEMNLLAPFGVSNPKPVVMLKDVHLSQIRRIGSQDNHLKVGLEENGTTLDGVGFHFGYAFEEIASRAAVSVIGQLSVNEWNGLRKPQIFVKDIAVNEWQLFDYRGIRDLKKRLETLPLDKLVMVAFQNNTISKLGLEKWKDYVITDPSDKDVSFDQKYVMLLDLPDLEEDLVNLFRSGGTPDRTYVVFEHEEDHFFSTLPSREDFKWYYAFLMKKGSFHLRDAEKLAKHKGWSKETVPFMSEVFFELDFVTMDNGLISLNPQSVKTELTSSKTYRSKLEKAKLENDFCYSSYHALKSWFNQSVNCFNSTEEAIK